One stretch of Thermanaerosceptrum fracticalcis DNA includes these proteins:
- a CDS encoding IclR family transcriptional regulator, whose translation MTKKIPYQVPAVDRTLDILEYLSKNQQASLTQIYQDLDLAKSTTYGILLTLENRGYIRKDVSGRFQLGLKLYELGTMALGHVDFVKEALPIMEDLAKKTGLTCNLGVLEGDAGVYIEKVDAPSPIRLNSWKGKRLALHCTALGKVLLAYKSLPEIVDALERIPLAANTEHTITDKETLLNELLQVRRKGYALDNQENEEDITCIAAPIFDHAGKTVAAVSLSGLTTWMTPEKISGLTEILIPACEAISKRIGG comes from the coding sequence ATGACGAAAAAAATCCCGTATCAAGTTCCCGCAGTGGATAGGACCCTGGACATCCTGGAATACCTCAGTAAAAACCAGCAGGCTTCGTTGACTCAGATTTATCAAGACCTGGACCTGGCTAAAAGTACTACTTACGGTATTCTTTTAACCCTGGAAAACCGCGGCTACATTCGTAAAGATGTCTCCGGGCGCTTCCAGCTTGGCCTAAAACTGTATGAGCTGGGTACCATGGCCCTGGGGCATGTTGACTTTGTTAAAGAAGCTTTACCCATTATGGAAGACCTGGCAAAAAAAACAGGACTTACCTGTAATCTGGGTGTTCTGGAAGGAGATGCCGGTGTATATATTGAAAAAGTGGATGCGCCAAGCCCTATCCGGCTTAATTCCTGGAAAGGGAAGAGATTGGCTCTGCACTGCACAGCCCTGGGTAAGGTTCTCTTAGCCTATAAAAGTCTTCCCGAGATTGTGGATGCTCTGGAAAGAATACCGCTGGCTGCCAATACTGAACATACCATAACCGATAAAGAAACACTCCTCAATGAACTGCTGCAGGTAAGACGCAAAGGTTATGCTCTGGATAATCAGGAGAATGAGGAGGATATTACCTGTATTGCAGCGCCGATTTTTGACCACGCGGGTAAGACTGTAGCGGCTGTCAGTCTCTCAGGTTTAACCACCTGGATGACTCCTGAAAAAATCAGTGGCTTAACGGAAATTCTTATTCCAGCCTGTGAAGCTATTTCCAAGCGCATCGGCGGTTAA
- a CDS encoding 4-hydroxyphenylacetate 3-hydroxylase family protein, translated as MKTAQEYIDSIKKLKLNAYAMGKKIDCPAEHPLIRPSLNAAAMTYELAQDPQYQDLMTAVSHLTGKRINRFTHLHQSTDDLVKKVKMQRLLGQKTGTCFQRCVGMDAINALGSTTFEIDKAMGTNYHERFNKFLLHLQENDLMCDGAMTDPKGDRGKRPSEQEDPDVFLHVVEKKADGIIVRGAKCHQTGALNSHEILVMPTMAMRQEDADYAVSFAVPTDTPGITYILGRQASDTRKMEGGSIDVGNARFGGQECLVVFDNVFVPWERVFMYKEYKFAGMLVERFAGYHRQSYGGCKVGVGDVLIGAVANLADYQGVANASHIKDKIVEMIHLNETLHACGLACSTEGKPTASGTYLIDLLMANVCKLNVTRFPYEIARIAEDIAGGLMVTLPSEHDYRNPETAHYIEKYLRGISGLATECRLRMLRLVENITIGAAAVAYRTESMHGAGPPQAMRVMIARQANLDEKKQFAKDLAGVTDLEKK; from the coding sequence GTGAAAACGGCGCAGGAGTATATAGACAGTATTAAGAAGCTTAAGCTCAACGCCTATGCCATGGGCAAGAAAATCGATTGTCCTGCCGAACATCCCCTGATCAGGCCTTCTCTTAATGCCGCAGCCATGACTTATGAGTTGGCCCAGGATCCCCAATACCAGGACCTGATGACGGCTGTTTCTCATCTCACGGGGAAACGCATTAACCGCTTTACCCATCTTCATCAGAGTACGGATGATCTCGTAAAAAAAGTGAAGATGCAGCGTCTCCTAGGGCAAAAGACAGGTACCTGTTTTCAGCGCTGTGTAGGCATGGATGCCATCAATGCCCTGGGCAGTACTACTTTTGAGATTGACAAGGCTATGGGTACTAATTACCATGAGAGATTCAACAAGTTCTTATTGCACCTTCAGGAAAATGACCTGATGTGCGATGGCGCTATGACTGACCCCAAAGGTGACCGCGGCAAACGTCCCAGTGAACAGGAAGATCCCGATGTTTTCCTTCATGTCGTAGAGAAAAAAGCTGACGGCATCATTGTGCGAGGGGCCAAATGTCATCAAACAGGGGCTTTGAACTCTCACGAAATCCTGGTAATGCCTACCATGGCTATGCGCCAGGAAGATGCAGACTATGCCGTATCTTTTGCCGTGCCCACTGATACCCCAGGTATCACTTATATCCTGGGCCGCCAGGCTTCCGATACCCGCAAGATGGAAGGCGGCAGTATCGATGTGGGGAATGCCCGTTTCGGCGGTCAAGAGTGCCTGGTCGTTTTTGATAATGTCTTTGTTCCCTGGGAACGGGTCTTCATGTACAAGGAATATAAATTTGCCGGTATGCTGGTAGAACGCTTCGCTGGATATCACCGGCAGAGTTACGGCGGCTGCAAGGTAGGGGTAGGTGACGTCCTCATCGGGGCGGTGGCTAATCTTGCCGATTATCAGGGTGTGGCCAATGCCTCTCATATTAAAGACAAAATTGTGGAAATGATTCACCTCAATGAAACGCTTCACGCGTGCGGCCTGGCCTGCTCTACAGAAGGCAAACCTACTGCCTCCGGTACATACTTGATTGATTTATTGATGGCTAACGTCTGTAAGCTGAATGTAACAAGATTCCCCTATGAAATTGCCCGGATTGCCGAAGATATTGCCGGCGGTCTCATGGTTACCCTGCCCTCTGAGCATGACTACCGTAATCCCGAGACAGCCCATTATATAGAGAAATACCTTCGGGGAATAAGCGGTTTAGCCACCGAATGCCGCCTGAGAATGCTCCGCCTGGTAGAGAACATTACCATCGGCGCTGCCGCAGTAGCTTACCGGACAGAATCCATGCATGGCGCCGGTCCCCCGCAAGCCATGAGGGTTATGATTGCCAGGCAGGCTAACCTTGATGAGAAGAAACAGTTTGCCAAGGATTTGGCCGGAGTGACTGACCTGGAAAAGAAATAG
- a CDS encoding thiamine pyrophosphate-dependent enzyme translates to MSTKEFVMGNEAIALAAKEAGVSVVAGYPGTPASEIIDASLSHGIYAEWSTNEKHAFEVATGASLCNQRAMAVMKHNGTNVVTDFLMHVNFTGVRGGLVLISADDPGGNSSQNEEDTRILIHNYAHLPVFDPSSIQEAKEMTKKAFELSEQTELVFALRPVMRICHARGIVEKEDVTYQKKPVEFKNDRSRFVMSAVVEKEHGGVLRPIIRHRWLNQKQNELKEIMENLPFNHIEKADGEVGYVGCGIGYSYLKEAESILDKKLPVLKLTTLPLPEKKVIEFVSNYKKIVIFEELEPVVENLIKGICYDKGIQVEILGRKTFLPAEGELSTGLILKAIESAEANKAMPKEAQSTYIPARVRTQCVGCSHRGLLYALKSVVRRTGAVVTGDIGCHDAGSFQPMNLQSTIYCMGSSIPMAYGIKAGGYEKPVIAMIGDSTFFHNGLTGLASAIFNKANITVIIADNSTTAMTGFQPHPGSETNVRGEQFQAIDPASVAAVMGAKTYICNPYNVEETKKLLAEVVKEEGVKVVIARALCYLKFSREGRVSFEARKVTVDHEVCNGCKICVSDFGCPAITIVDGKARIDQDSCNGCGVCVSVCARGAMK, encoded by the coding sequence ATGTCTACGAAGGAATTTGTGATGGGGAACGAGGCTATAGCTTTGGCGGCGAAAGAAGCTGGGGTCTCCGTGGTGGCAGGTTACCCCGGAACTCCTGCTTCCGAAATCATCGATGCCAGTTTAAGTCATGGTATCTACGCCGAATGGTCAACCAACGAAAAACATGCTTTTGAGGTGGCAACAGGTGCATCCTTATGCAATCAACGGGCTATGGCCGTTATGAAGCATAATGGGACCAACGTGGTCACTGACTTTCTGATGCATGTTAACTTTACGGGTGTTAGAGGCGGCTTGGTGCTAATTTCAGCTGACGACCCGGGAGGAAACTCCTCACAGAACGAAGAAGATACACGTATCTTGATTCACAACTATGCCCATTTGCCCGTTTTTGATCCTTCTTCTATCCAGGAAGCTAAAGAAATGACCAAAAAAGCTTTCGAACTTTCCGAACAGACGGAATTAGTATTTGCCCTGCGTCCCGTGATGCGGATCTGTCATGCCCGGGGTATTGTGGAAAAAGAAGATGTTACATACCAAAAGAAACCGGTGGAGTTTAAGAATGACAGAAGCCGCTTTGTAATGTCTGCCGTGGTAGAAAAAGAACATGGCGGAGTTTTACGCCCCATCATTCGTCACCGCTGGCTGAATCAAAAACAAAATGAACTGAAAGAGATTATGGAAAACCTGCCCTTTAATCACATTGAAAAAGCCGATGGTGAAGTGGGTTACGTCGGCTGCGGTATTGGCTACAGCTATTTGAAGGAAGCGGAAAGTATTTTGGATAAAAAGCTGCCTGTTTTGAAACTCACCACACTTCCTTTACCCGAGAAAAAGGTTATAGAATTTGTTTCTAATTATAAGAAGATTGTTATATTCGAAGAACTGGAGCCTGTTGTGGAAAACCTCATCAAGGGAATCTGTTATGACAAAGGCATTCAAGTGGAAATCTTAGGCAGGAAGACCTTCTTACCTGCAGAAGGAGAGCTCTCAACAGGTTTAATTCTGAAAGCTATTGAGAGTGCGGAAGCCAACAAAGCAATGCCTAAGGAAGCCCAGAGCACTTATATTCCGGCCCGTGTTAGAACCCAATGTGTAGGCTGCAGCCACCGCGGTTTACTCTATGCCTTAAAGTCGGTTGTACGCAGGACTGGCGCTGTGGTAACAGGCGATATTGGTTGTCACGATGCCGGAAGTTTCCAACCCATGAACCTTCAGTCTACTATTTACTGTATGGGTTCTTCTATCCCCATGGCTTACGGGATAAAAGCAGGTGGATACGAGAAACCAGTTATAGCCATGATCGGTGACTCTACCTTCTTCCATAATGGCTTAACGGGTTTGGCCAGCGCTATTTTCAATAAAGCTAATATCACAGTTATTATTGCCGATAACTCTACCACTGCCATGACCGGTTTCCAACCTCACCCCGGCAGCGAAACTAATGTCAGAGGCGAACAATTCCAGGCCATTGATCCTGCCTCTGTAGCAGCAGTTATGGGGGCCAAAACCTATATATGTAATCCCTATAACGTAGAAGAAACTAAGAAGCTATTAGCTGAGGTAGTAAAAGAAGAAGGGGTTAAAGTTGTCATAGCCCGTGCGTTGTGTTACCTCAAGTTCTCCCGGGAAGGCAGAGTATCCTTTGAAGCGAGAAAAGTAACTGTTGACCATGAGGTATGTAACGGTTGTAAGATTTGTGTTTCCGATTTTGGCTGTCCTGCTATTACCATCGTTGACGGTAAGGCCAGGATCGACCAGGATAGTTGTAATGGTTGCGGAGTCTGCGTATCTGTATGTGCGAGGGGGGCAATGAAATAA
- a CDS encoding indolepyruvate oxidoreductase subunit beta, which produces MKLDIVIAGVGGQGNILASEVLAQCAMDKGYNVLSTETKGAAQRGGSVVSHLRISDSDIYAPLVPVGQADILLGFEPLEAMRNAKLLNSKGKFIINQEPVQTVLSNMGADVYPPLSELEAAVKAVCPHGYFVNATQAAKELGSTLLTNVIMLGAFSKVTDIFTPEVILAKLLSLVNEKFHEDDKAAFAAGQKLV; this is translated from the coding sequence ATGAAGCTTGATATTGTAATTGCTGGTGTAGGCGGACAAGGAAACATTCTGGCCTCTGAAGTTTTGGCCCAGTGTGCCATGGATAAGGGGTACAACGTACTGAGTACTGAAACGAAAGGTGCGGCCCAAAGGGGAGGCTCTGTAGTATCCCACCTGAGGATTTCCGACAGTGATATTTATGCTCCCCTGGTTCCTGTTGGTCAGGCCGATATCCTGCTGGGTTTTGAACCCCTGGAAGCCATGCGTAATGCCAAACTCTTAAACAGTAAAGGCAAGTTTATTATTAACCAAGAACCCGTACAGACTGTTCTCAGCAACATGGGAGCCGATGTTTATCCTCCCTTAAGTGAACTGGAAGCAGCGGTGAAAGCGGTATGTCCCCACGGCTATTTTGTTAACGCAACCCAGGCGGCTAAAGAGTTGGGGTCTACCTTACTTACTAACGTCATTATGTTGGGAGCTTTCAGTAAGGTAACGGATATCTTTACACCTGAGGTGATTTTGGCCAAACTGCTGAGCCTTGTGAACGAAAAATTCCACGAAGATGACAAGGCAGCATTTGCAGCTGGGCAAAAACTAGTCTAA
- a CDS encoding response regulator transcription factor, with the protein MRILLIEDEERLAEALAYLLKKNKYGVDTASDGEIGQAKAETGIYNLIILDRMLPGKDGIAILKELRAKGMKTPVLLLTAKDSIEDRVEGLDAGADDYLIKPFATEELLARVRALSRRQTELLRDEKIRLSSLTLDTLRSEVTIGAETIKLTNKEAQLLELFLRNYGQVITKEQIFDRVWGLDTDVEINNLETYIHFLRKKLNSPQCPVRIETVRGIGYCLKEDTHVQ; encoded by the coding sequence ATGCGCATATTATTGATCGAAGATGAAGAACGGCTGGCCGAAGCACTGGCCTACCTTCTTAAGAAAAATAAATACGGCGTTGACACCGCCTCAGATGGAGAGATTGGTCAGGCTAAGGCGGAAACAGGAATATATAATCTCATTATCCTGGACCGCATGCTGCCCGGAAAAGATGGGATAGCCATTTTAAAGGAGTTGAGAGCTAAAGGCATGAAGACACCAGTGCTCCTCCTTACGGCCAAAGATTCCATAGAGGACAGGGTAGAAGGCTTAGATGCGGGAGCTGACGATTACCTGATAAAGCCCTTTGCCACGGAAGAACTCTTAGCCAGGGTCAGAGCTTTGAGCCGCAGACAAACGGAACTGCTGCGGGATGAAAAAATACGGCTATCTTCCCTTACCCTGGACACACTGCGCTCTGAAGTTACTATTGGTGCTGAAACCATTAAACTAACCAACAAGGAAGCACAGCTCCTGGAACTTTTTCTTCGTAACTATGGTCAAGTCATTACCAAAGAACAAATTTTTGACCGGGTTTGGGGTCTGGATACAGATGTAGAAATCAATAACCTGGAGACCTATATTCACTTTCTCCGCAAAAAGCTCAATTCCCCCCAATGTCCCGTCCGGATTGAGACAGTCAGAGGTATTGGTTACTGCCTTAAGGAGGATACCCATGTTCAATAA
- a CDS encoding sensor histidine kinase, translated as MFNNLRIKLTLINVLVVGLILLVMMSGIYVANSKIILRQSEQIMRVMAAEAVSGSKSQLPERQRRIFNYFFAKVDKNGQLIDTSPNLPITQEQLALLLEKVSHLSPHKGKVSLNNIESYRYLKHSLTDAGETVYVFVNTRSEKEILRNLLAALIVSGLIGLALTFFGSLFLADRALIPIKKSWQRQKDFIADASHELRTPLAVIQTNLELVLDNPRETVESQFKWLENIQIESKRMTKLVDDLLFLARADFHEEMQDMACFPLDLAVKEALAPFEPVAVKKGITLESSIVPNLSILGNETRLKQLIVILLDNAIKYTPAGGSIVLELKDKGSHIEISVQDSGEGIETVHLEKIFERFYRVDKARSRQSGGTGLGLAIAECIVKEHRGTIKVFSTPGQGTTFQVSLPKSSRRGR; from the coding sequence ATGTTCAATAATTTACGCATAAAACTCACGCTGATTAATGTCCTGGTAGTAGGCTTAATCCTTCTCGTTATGATGTCAGGCATCTATGTAGCCAATTCTAAAATTATACTCCGTCAATCGGAACAAATCATGCGGGTCATGGCCGCTGAAGCCGTCTCCGGTTCCAAAAGTCAACTTCCGGAAAGGCAAAGGCGTATTTTTAATTACTTTTTCGCCAAAGTGGATAAAAACGGTCAACTCATAGACACTTCTCCCAACCTGCCCATCACCCAGGAACAGTTGGCTTTACTTTTGGAAAAAGTCTCGCACTTATCACCCCATAAAGGCAAAGTATCTTTAAATAATATTGAATCTTACCGTTATCTTAAACATTCCCTCACGGATGCTGGGGAAACTGTCTACGTATTTGTTAATACCAGATCAGAAAAGGAAATCCTCAGAAACCTCCTGGCGGCCCTAATCGTATCGGGTCTGATAGGACTCGCCCTCACCTTTTTCGGCAGCCTTTTCCTGGCCGACAGGGCCTTAATCCCTATCAAAAAATCCTGGCAGCGGCAAAAGGACTTTATCGCCGACGCTTCCCACGAACTTCGTACCCCCCTGGCAGTGATCCAAACCAATCTGGAACTTGTGTTGGATAATCCCCGGGAAACTGTGGAAAGCCAGTTTAAATGGTTAGAAAACATTCAGATAGAGAGCAAAAGGATGACGAAACTGGTGGACGATCTTCTGTTTCTGGCCCGAGCGGACTTTCACGAGGAAATGCAAGACATGGCCTGTTTTCCCCTGGACCTGGCTGTAAAAGAGGCCCTGGCTCCTTTTGAACCGGTGGCAGTCAAAAAGGGCATCACATTAGAGTCATCCATTGTGCCTAATTTATCTATCTTAGGGAACGAAACCCGTCTCAAACAGTTGATTGTCATCCTCCTGGACAATGCCATCAAGTATACACCTGCCGGGGGCTCCATTGTCCTGGAACTTAAAGACAAAGGCTCTCATATTGAAATCTCCGTACAAGATTCAGGAGAAGGTATTGAAACAGTTCACCTGGAAAAAATCTTTGAACGTTTCTACCGCGTGGACAAAGCCAGGTCCAGGCAAAGCGGGGGAACAGGGCTAGGCCTGGCTATCGCCGAATGTATCGTCAAGGAACACCGCGGGACGATTAAAGTTTTCAGTACCCCGGGACAGGGTACCACTTTTCAGGTAAGCCTCCCTAAATCGAGTAGGAGGGGGCGATAA
- a CDS encoding ABC transporter permease — protein MEFWQAIRLGISGIMGNKLRSFLTMLGVILGVSAVIILVALAEGSTQQVSERIQSMGSNLLSVSIRGRGNTGYLSYEEVLKWEAYEGVSKVAPSISTQVQAKFGNKTKDVNIEGTNHSYHEVRNTHVVMGRELTAIDVEFREKVAVIGANVAKELFGEFNPLGEHIKLRGINYRVIGVLETKGSTIGGSSDDAVLIPLTSAERFVGTRGIRRVYVQAENPETVDQVVAKLTEFLTDKYKDPDNFSVFNQTEMLQTVNQVTSMLTIMLGGIAGIALLVGGIGIMNIMLVTVTERTREIGIRKAIGAKKRHILYQFLVEAVVISSVGGVIGIFLGVGIAKLISVFTSIAIKFSVPVIVIAFSFAVLVGIVFGVYPANKAARLNPIEALRYE, from the coding sequence ATGGAGTTTTGGCAGGCTATACGTTTAGGTATTAGTGGCATCATGGGGAACAAACTCCGTTCCTTTTTAACCATGCTGGGTGTTATTCTTGGTGTCTCGGCTGTCATCATCCTGGTAGCCCTGGCTGAAGGATCAACCCAGCAGGTGTCGGAACGCATCCAGAGCATGGGCTCTAACCTTCTTTCCGTGTCCATCAGAGGTAGGGGAAATACGGGTTATCTGAGCTATGAAGAGGTATTAAAGTGGGAGGCTTATGAAGGGGTAAGTAAGGTAGCCCCCAGTATCTCCACCCAGGTTCAGGCCAAATTTGGCAATAAAACGAAAGATGTTAATATTGAGGGCACCAACCATTCCTATCACGAGGTACGGAATACCCATGTGGTCATGGGGCGGGAGCTTACTGCCATCGATGTGGAGTTCCGGGAAAAGGTGGCTGTAATTGGAGCCAATGTGGCTAAGGAACTGTTTGGTGAGTTTAATCCCCTGGGAGAACATATTAAGTTGAGAGGTATTAACTACCGCGTCATCGGTGTTCTGGAAACCAAGGGAAGCACCATTGGAGGCTCCAGTGACGATGCTGTCCTCATTCCTTTAACCTCGGCGGAACGCTTTGTAGGTACCCGGGGTATCCGGCGTGTTTATGTCCAGGCGGAAAATCCCGAGACTGTGGACCAGGTTGTGGCCAAATTGACTGAATTTCTCACGGACAAGTACAAAGACCCTGATAATTTCAGCGTCTTTAACCAGACGGAAATGCTGCAAACCGTTAACCAGGTAACCAGTATGCTCACTATTATGTTAGGGGGCATAGCAGGGATTGCCCTTCTGGTTGGGGGAATCGGCATTATGAATATTATGCTGGTGACCGTAACCGAACGGACCAGGGAAATTGGCATCCGTAAAGCCATTGGCGCTAAAAAACGGCACATCCTTTACCAGTTCCTGGTAGAGGCAGTGGTCATCAGTTCGGTAGGAGGAGTTATCGGTATTTTCCTGGGAGTAGGTATTGCCAAGCTGATTTCTGTCTTTACCTCAATAGCTATAAAATTCTCAGTGCCTGTGATTGTTATTGCTTTTTCCTTTGCTGTCCTGGTAGGAATTGTTTTTGGTGTTTACCCGGCCAACAAAGCGGCCAGGCTAAATCCCATTGAGGCCTTGCGTTATGAGTAG
- a CDS encoding HlyD family efflux transporter periplasmic adaptor subunit codes for MVIGWSKFKPNPVHFWRSLSRKGKLAVVLIFLFIVTVSGYLIWNKTKVTSVVPQTSVKVEKGSIRVTVNGSGPVAAAREHVFKAPGESTVKEILFKEGDLVEAGQAVMVLDSPLVEAQAAKSLGQAGQAQADLNELKRQMDDLNYRAPYPARVTSLKVNPGDRVTKGTAILSLVHSDKANLNIPAGEAASLILPGNKVFITLLEYGETLSGTITGSGSPYTNNGKNLVSFSVKLNSGSVLQNDTLVTATVTTVQGEREISGVLKPAPALEVKAAADGIVKDIYVQGNDTVAENTLLFSLDSPGLEAQYQAKLASLKEAELNQADSAIKLQELVLTAPFTGIYHGVVDNTGPKNTFLQVGDTISTNQNLGKIVSQDSVQVSFTVDELDIMKVKIGQKAKITADALKGKEFTGEVVRIAQEGIVQNGVAFYWVTVEVKNWQGLLLGMTADVEIVVAEKEDALVLPITAVQDFRGKKYVLLKDSSRKKQDGATTGQRGMPENAVPVEIGMHNENLVEIVRGLEAGQEVLLPEIKRPINNSGAAVPRMGVPIPAGGRPPER; via the coding sequence ATGGTCATTGGCTGGAGCAAGTTCAAACCAAATCCCGTCCATTTCTGGAGAAGCCTAAGTAGAAAAGGCAAGCTGGCTGTTGTATTAATTTTTCTATTTATTGTAACCGTTTCAGGTTATCTGATCTGGAACAAAACTAAGGTGACCAGTGTGGTACCACAGACTTCAGTGAAAGTAGAGAAAGGGTCTATTCGGGTGACGGTAAACGGCAGCGGCCCTGTGGCTGCGGCACGGGAACACGTCTTTAAAGCGCCGGGCGAAAGTACAGTAAAGGAAATTCTCTTTAAAGAAGGTGATCTGGTAGAAGCCGGCCAGGCGGTGATGGTGCTCGATAGCCCCCTGGTTGAGGCTCAGGCTGCCAAATCTTTAGGGCAGGCCGGTCAAGCACAGGCGGACTTAAATGAGCTTAAACGACAGATGGATGACTTAAATTACCGGGCTCCCTATCCTGCCCGTGTAACTTCCCTCAAAGTTAACCCTGGTGACAGGGTGACCAAGGGTACGGCCATTCTTTCCCTTGTTCATTCGGATAAGGCAAATCTCAATATACCCGCTGGTGAGGCTGCATCTCTTATTCTTCCAGGGAACAAAGTATTCATTACCCTTCTAGAGTATGGTGAAACTCTCAGCGGTACTATTACGGGTAGCGGTTCTCCTTATACCAATAACGGTAAGAATCTTGTGAGTTTTTCGGTTAAATTGAACAGTGGGTCTGTATTACAGAATGACACATTGGTGACGGCAACCGTTACTACCGTCCAGGGGGAACGGGAAATCTCGGGTGTTCTCAAGCCTGCCCCTGCTCTAGAGGTGAAAGCTGCTGCCGATGGTATAGTTAAGGACATCTATGTTCAAGGTAATGATACTGTGGCCGAGAATACTCTGCTCTTTTCCCTGGACAGTCCTGGCCTGGAGGCCCAGTATCAGGCCAAATTGGCTTCTCTTAAAGAGGCCGAACTCAATCAGGCTGACAGTGCCATCAAACTGCAGGAACTTGTACTGACCGCACCTTTCACAGGGATCTATCATGGTGTGGTGGATAATACAGGTCCTAAAAATACATTTCTCCAGGTTGGTGACACTATCAGTACTAATCAAAACTTAGGTAAAATCGTAAGTCAAGATAGTGTCCAAGTATCATTTACTGTCGATGAGCTGGATATCATGAAAGTAAAAATTGGCCAAAAAGCCAAGATTACGGCCGATGCCCTAAAGGGTAAAGAATTCACAGGTGAAGTGGTGCGTATTGCCCAGGAAGGTATTGTCCAAAACGGTGTAGCCTTTTACTGGGTAACCGTAGAAGTTAAAAATTGGCAGGGTTTACTGCTGGGAATGACCGCGGATGTGGAAATTGTGGTAGCAGAAAAGGAGGATGCTCTTGTCCTGCCTATTACTGCAGTACAGGACTTCCGTGGCAAAAAGTATGTTCTCCTCAAAGATTCCTCCAGGAAAAAGCAGGATGGAGCCACAACAGGACAAAGAGGGATGCCGGAAAATGCAGTACCTGTAGAAATTGGAATGCACAATGAAAATCTCGTGGAAATTGTCCGGGGCCTGGAGGCAGGACAGGAAGTATTACTGCCTGAGATAAAAAGGCCTATAAACAATTCAGGGGCAGCTGTTCCCAGAATGGGTGTACCTATTCCTGCCGGGGGACGTCCACCGGAACGCTAG
- a CDS encoding ABC transporter ATP-binding protein: MLNMSNISKIYKTGAIEVIALNKINLTVEEGEFVAIVGPSGSGKSTLMNLIGCLDTPTQGEYWLDGHKVSKLSDDELADIRNLKIGFIFQGFNLLHKLSAVENVELPLIYRGMNAKERQERALRALTKVGLENRLHHKPSELSGGQQQRVAIARALAGDPPLILADEPTGNLDSVSGKEVLASLRELNQQGHTIVLITHDTQVAEKARRIIRIQDGSIVSDERMG; the protein is encoded by the coding sequence ATGCTAAATATGAGTAATATCAGTAAAATCTATAAAACCGGCGCCATAGAGGTTATAGCCTTAAACAAGATAAACCTTACCGTGGAAGAAGGTGAATTTGTAGCCATTGTAGGACCGTCTGGTTCCGGAAAATCGACGCTCATGAACCTTATAGGCTGTCTGGATACACCCACCCAGGGTGAATACTGGCTGGACGGTCATAAAGTCAGTAAACTTTCCGATGATGAACTGGCTGATATCCGTAATCTGAAAATCGGCTTTATCTTTCAGGGATTCAACCTTCTTCATAAGCTATCGGCCGTGGAAAATGTGGAACTTCCCTTGATCTACCGCGGGATGAATGCTAAAGAGCGGCAGGAAAGGGCTTTACGCGCCCTGACCAAAGTAGGACTTGAGAATCGTCTTCATCATAAACCCAGTGAACTCTCGGGGGGGCAGCAGCAGAGGGTGGCTATTGCCCGGGCTCTGGCCGGTGATCCTCCCCTGATCCTGGCTGATGAGCCCACAGGTAACCTGGACAGCGTCTCGGGTAAAGAGGTGCTGGCCAGTCTCCGGGAGCTTAACCAACAGGGCCATACCATTGTCTTAATCACCCATGATACTCAGGTAGCCGAAAAAGCCAGGAGAATCATCCGGATACAGGACGGCTCCATTGTGAGTGACGAAAGGATGGGTTGA